In Chitinophaga oryzae, the sequence CCACGGTGTCGAAGGTGGCTTTGTCCGTTCCCGGATGGCCCATGATCTCTGCGGTGTTGTGTTTCCAGATTTCATTGGCGAAGTGGAGTGACAGGAACTGCGCCGGTCTTCCGGTGGCTGCTGCGAACTGACTGGGCAGCAGGGTGGAGGAGTTGGTGGCGAAGATCGTCTGCGGGTCGGCTACGGCGGCCAGCTTTTGGTAAAACTCCGTTTTGATGGCAGGGTTTTCCGGGATGGCTTCTATCAGCAGGTCGGCGCCTTTTACGGCGGCGGCCAGGTCGGTGAAATAACGGATACGGCTAAATGCTGCATCGGTGTCTGCTTTTTCCAGGCCGAGGTCATGCTGATAAGCGGAAGCCAATTGCTGCAGGGTAGTTTTGGCTTTTTCGAGTACGGCATCGCTGATGTCGTACACATGGACCTGGTACTGGTGGACGGCGGTCTGGAAGGCGATCTGTGCGCCTAATACGCCGCTGCCGGCTACGGTGACTGTTTTTATATTCATATTTTAGGATTGGCCGGTGATGGAAATACGATTAACGGTAAGCGGTGTGTACGGCTTTCGCCAGTACGTCTGGGCGGCGGTTGTAAGGCGTTACCGGCGCTACTTCCTTATCAATGTTGAGCAGCGTGTATACGGCGGTGCGGGCGGCCCTGACGGAGTATTCTTCTGTAAACACCATATCCTGCGGGATTTCCACAAACTGGCTGATCATGGCCAGGTTAGTGGAGCCTTTGGGTACTACCGGCGGGCGATCGGCTTTGGCGTGCGGCTGAAACAATGCGTCGATATAGGGCATCATCACGGGGATGACATTGACGACGCTTTCTTTGATCTCGTTTTCATGTTGTTCAAAATGCAGTTGGTGAATGAGTTCCGTGAGGATTTCTTCACCGGTGCAGTCGATCATCCGTTTTTGGACAAAGTCGCCGGTCCTGTCGGGATAGAGGCCGTAGCCCCAGAAGATGGTGGTATCGTCGCCCTGCGCTTTGAAATGCGGTTGCGCGGCTACCACGATGGACATACGCCAGGAAGAGTCGCGGAAGGTCATGAGTGCGCCGCTGCCGGGCTTATTGCCGGAGAAGGCCTCTATGAGCTTCAGCATGGTATTGCCCCGGAAAGTAGCGGTAAAGGAGTACCATTTGGTTTCGTCGGGTTTACCGAAGAAAGGGTCCGGGTTGCCGAGACGCGGTTTTTTGAGCGCGATTTTTTTCCAGAGTGCGAAAGAAGGCGGATTGTCCGGCAGGTAGCGGGCCGGTGTTTTGTAATCGCCGTTGTTGGAGTTATCGGTGATACAGCCGTTGGTGAAGAAACACAGGTCGCCTTCCTGTAAGGCGATACTGCCGGTTTTTCCGTCGGCGTCCTGGTATTGTATAGCCGTTACCGTGATACCGTCGCCATCTTTGAAAACGAGATCGGTTACTGTCCTTTTCAGGGAATAGTCTATCCCGAATTTGTCAAGATATTTTTTGATGGGCAATATCACGGATTCATATTGGTTGTAAGGTGTCCTGGTAACGCCTTCCAGCGTGTCTATCCGGGAAAACTCAAGGATCATGCGGTTCATGTATCTCCTGAATTCAAAGAGGCTGGACCATTCCTGCCATGCGAACGTTGTCTGCCACATGTACCAGAAATTGGTGGTAAAGAAGTGGTCGCCAAACCATTCGCGGATGGTCATATGGTCCAGTTCATTTTCGTCGGTGAAAAAGAGCTTGAGCATCTTCATACGGTCGTCGTGATCAAAACCCATAGAATGTACATCGAGGATCTTACCGTATTTGTCGATCAGTCGCGCTTTTGCGTGGGTGGGGTTAGCGTGGTCGAAAGCCAGTATCTCGTCTTTTACGGAGATATTGGGTACTTCGAGGGACGGGATGCGGCTGGTGAGGTCCCAGAAGTTCTCGTATGTTTCTTCGTTGAGCATCCTGCCGCCGCGGCATACAAAGCCTTCCTGTTTGGCGCCGGCGCCGTCGTTGCTGCCGCCGAGGACCGGTAGCGCTTCAATGATATGAATGTTTTCTCCCTTGAAACCTGCGTCTTCAATCAGGTAAACGGCTGCTGCCAGTGAAGCGAGGCCTCCGCCTACAAACCAGGCGTGTTTGTTGCTATCGTGCATAATCAATCAATTTTTAAGCGGTTTAACGGAGTATGTGAAGAGTTAACAACCGGGTGGTTGTTTTGTTGTGTTAATTGTGCGGGATAACTGCAGTGGTGTACAGCGAGTACATTTTCCAGCCGAGCGTTTCATACAGTGCTTTACCGGCGGGGGTGGCCACGAGTATGCCCTTCCTGATGCCACGCGAGACGGCTTCAGTGGTGAGGGCGGCCATGACGGCGCTTCCCAGCCCGCGGCGCTGATGCGCCGGCGTGGTGGCGATGCGGTCATAAATGATGTAGTCGTCAACGATAGCCAGGCGGCCGCTGGCCGCTACTTCGCCGTTGGATGCATGTATGCTGGCGATGGGGCCGGCGTTGGCGGTGTCAAAAGTCAGTGTGTATCCTTCCGGCAGCGGTAAGCGGGAGGGGTGGGCAGGCAGGGTGCGGGTCATCATAAATCCGGGCGCCTGTATTACCCAGCGGGGAGGAAGCACAGGTCTTACGAGGGATGCCGGCGCACATATTTTGAGAAAAACTGCCGGCTGAACGATGGTGTTGGCGAAATGAAATAAACCGGGACCGAGCGCAGGAAAAACGTATCGTGTTTGTTGGTCAGGCCATCCTACATCTACCCTAAGTCCGCCGTGGTCGGCTATCGGAAGAGGGAGTTCCCGCGCCAGTGACCATCCTTTCAGCCATGTTTCCACTACATGAGGGTCTGCTTGCTCATATGTTTCATCTGTTGTCATAAGACAGCACAAAGGTAGTCATTTGAGATCTCACAACAACATCTGTTATAGTTAAATATTTGTATTCTGTATCTGTTATATGTTTCGTTGACGAACTAATTTTGACATCACAAACGGAATACCATGGAAACGGATCTGACTTATTTACCGCCGCATCTGCCGGTGCCGGAAGACGACGGTGCCTGCGATCATCTCAGCGGCATACAAATACCGGCGGTTCAGCTGCCATCTACCGACGGGACAAAGGTATCGCTGCGGGATATACCGGGCAGACTAGTGATTTACTGTTACCCAATGACTGGGCCTTCGCATATCCCGCTGCCACCGGGATGGGACGAGATACCCGGCGCCCGTGGATGCACGCCACAGGCCTGCTCTTTCCGGGACCATTACCAGGAGCTGCAGCAGCTGCAGACGGCCGTATTCGGTATGAGCACCCAATCACCGGAGATGCAGCGTTCCGAACGGGAACGCATACACCTTCCCTTTCATCTCCTGAGCGACGAACAACGATACTTCAGCGAAGCGCTGCGGCTGCCGCTGCATTATGTGGAGTCACTGGTACTGCTGAAAAGAGTGACGCTCGTCTTCGAAGACGGATATCTTCGCAAATATTTTTACCCTGTATTCCCGCCAGATAAAAATATCGACGCCGTGCTGGCATATCTGAAGGCTACTACCAGGTAAAACTGCTTTTGTTTACTTTTGCGGGATGAACTACATAGATTGTGTTGGCCTGATTGTCGTTGAAAACAGGGAGCTGCTGCTGGCTTTCAGTAAGAACAAAGGCGCCTGGTACCTGCCGGGCGGCAAGGTGGATGCCGGCGAAACACCGCTGCAGGCCATGCAGCGGGAAATAAAAGAAGAGCTGAACATGGACCTTACAGCGGACAGCCTGCAATGGTATTATCACATCACGGCGCCTGCTTTCGGCGAAAAAGACCTGCTCATGCGGCAGGATTGTTTCCGGCATCAGCTGCGGCAAACACCGCAGCCTTCCGCGGAAATAGGCGCCGTACGCTTCTTCAGCCTGGAAGCTTACCGGCAGGAACCTCACCAGGTGCGCGGCGTATTGCTGGCATTTGAAAAACTGCAACAGGACGGACTGGTGGATTAATAGCCTCTTAATACAGATACCATGCAGCGCATGTACGATTTTCTCCGTCAGCAGGTCAATATTTCCGAGGAGGACTGGCGTATTTTTTCCGCTTGCTTCGAGCCGAAAACATATCCGGCTAAAACCTTCTATTTGCAGGCGGGGGAGACGGAGAACTATCTCACCTTCGTGGACAGCGGCGTGGTGCGCTTCTACGTGGAAAACGGCAACGGCGATGAAACCACTGTCGGATTTGCGTTTGACGGGTGGTTTATGTGCGTATACAGTTCGTTTTATACCCGTGAGCCTTCGCGTTACTACGGTGAAACCATCACGGAGACGCGGTTGTGGCGTATTCATCATGACGATCTGCAGCGAATGTACGACCGGCTGCGGATCGTAGACAGGATAGGCAGGCTGGCGACGGAACAGATGTTGCTGATCAAATCCGCCAGGGAGCTGTCGTTGCTGACGAAGACGGCCGAAGAACGTTACCTGGACCTGCTCCGCCTGGCGCCGCAGTTGTTCCGCTATGTACCTTTGAAACACCTCGCTTCCTACATCGGTATCACCCCTCAGGCACTCAGCCGCATCCGTAAACGGATTTCTTAACCCAGGTTCATCCACGCCGGGAGGTTTGCCAGCTACCTTTGCTGAAAACTATATGAAGTGAGCCATACCGATCCAATCCGCCCGCTGACACGGGGCATCTACACCTGCCTGGACAACCCCGCCCGGGCCTCTTATGACTGTAAGGCCGGCTACTACGAAAGGCTGGTCAGTACCCGCTGGTTCAACCGCTTTTTCTGGGACACCTCCCGGCAGGACTACCAGGCGTTCGCCGCCGATGCTATTCTCCGTTCATCCGGCACCGTGCTGGACATCGGTTGTGGCGGCCTCGCGCAAACGGCGCACCTGTACAGGGCTACCGGCAATGACTGCATACTGCTGGACCGCTCCGTCGAAATGCTGAAGATAGCGCGGGCCAGGCTCTCAGGGGGCGGCCGGCCGTTGCCCGCCCATATACAGCTGTTGCAGGGCGACGCCTTTCAGCTGCCTTTCCCGGACAATACTTTCGACACCGTCTGCAGCTTTGGCACCATTCACCTTTTTGACAATAAACAGGCGTTTGTAAACGAAGCGCTGCGGGTGCTGAAACCCGGTGGCCGCTACTATTTCTATTCGATGACCAGCCAAAGGAAGATCAGCCGCGTTTTTATGTCATCCCTGCGGCTGATACATGAATTCGGCGAAGTGTATTCTGTTGCCCAAACGGTAGCCCTGTTTGGTCAACCTTCCCTGCAGGTCAAAAGTTATGTGATCGGCAGTACCGTATTTATTCACGGACAGAAGATAAAATAGTTTACCGTTTGGCTGTCATCATGCGGGGCTGAGTATTGGCGGACCATCCTACGATGCCCAGTGCGATGACGCTCCACAGCAGCAGCTGCCAGGTGGCCATGTCCCAGCCGCCATACTGCCAGGCGGCAACGCCGCAGGAGGTGCCGATGGCGGCGCCTATAAAATAAGCGGTCATGTATACGGTGTTGAGCCGGCTGTGGGCATGTTCATGCAGGCTGTATATCCTGGTGAAGTTGGTGATCTGGGTGGCCTGCACGCCTACGTCCAGCAGGAAGATGCTGACAGACAGCATGAGCACCGAGTGTGGAAATATTTTCAGCAGCAGGACACTGACAATGATCATCGAAACGGTAAGCAGCAGTGATTTGTATATCTGTCCTTTGTCTGCCAGTTTGCCAAAGGCTGGCGCCGCCAGTGCGCCGCCGATAGCGATCAGGCCAAAGAGGCCGATGCGGGAGGCGGAATAGTGCAGTGGCGCAGCGCTTAGGTGG encodes:
- a CDS encoding 3-hydroxyacyl-CoA dehydrogenase, whose translation is MNIKTVTVAGSGVLGAQIAFQTAVHQYQVHVYDISDAVLEKAKTTLQQLASAYQHDLGLEKADTDAAFSRIRYFTDLAAAVKGADLLIEAIPENPAIKTEFYQKLAAVADPQTIFATNSSTLLPSQFAAATGRPAQFLSLHFANEIWKHNTAEIMGHPGTDKATFDTVVAFAKSIGMVALPLHKEQPGYIVNSLLVPLLDAATTLLVRGVADVETIDKTWMVATGAPVGPFGILDVVGITTAYNITNMAAEKTKDPEKIKAAAFLKENFIEKNKLGTATGEGFYKYPNPSYRQPGFLK
- a CDS encoding oleate hydratase, which gives rise to MHDSNKHAWFVGGGLASLAAAVYLIEDAGFKGENIHIIEALPVLGGSNDGAGAKQEGFVCRGGRMLNEETYENFWDLTSRIPSLEVPNISVKDEILAFDHANPTHAKARLIDKYGKILDVHSMGFDHDDRMKMLKLFFTDENELDHMTIREWFGDHFFTTNFWYMWQTTFAWQEWSSLFEFRRYMNRMILEFSRIDTLEGVTRTPYNQYESVILPIKKYLDKFGIDYSLKRTVTDLVFKDGDGITVTAIQYQDADGKTGSIALQEGDLCFFTNGCITDNSNNGDYKTPARYLPDNPPSFALWKKIALKKPRLGNPDPFFGKPDETKWYSFTATFRGNTMLKLIEAFSGNKPGSGALMTFRDSSWRMSIVVAAQPHFKAQGDDTTIFWGYGLYPDRTGDFVQKRMIDCTGEEILTELIHQLHFEQHENEIKESVVNVIPVMMPYIDALFQPHAKADRPPVVPKGSTNLAMISQFVEIPQDMVFTEEYSVRAARTAVYTLLNIDKEVAPVTPYNRRPDVLAKAVHTAYR
- a CDS encoding GNAT family N-acetyltransferase, with translation MTTDETYEQADPHVVETWLKGWSLARELPLPIADHGGLRVDVGWPDQQTRYVFPALGPGLFHFANTIVQPAVFLKICAPASLVRPVLPPRWVIQAPGFMMTRTLPAHPSRLPLPEGYTLTFDTANAGPIASIHASNGEVAASGRLAIVDDYIIYDRIATTPAHQRRGLGSAVMAALTTEAVSRGIRKGILVATPAGKALYETLGWKMYSLYTTAVIPHN
- a CDS encoding peroxiredoxin; translation: METDLTYLPPHLPVPEDDGACDHLSGIQIPAVQLPSTDGTKVSLRDIPGRLVIYCYPMTGPSHIPLPPGWDEIPGARGCTPQACSFRDHYQELQQLQTAVFGMSTQSPEMQRSERERIHLPFHLLSDEQRYFSEALRLPLHYVESLVLLKRVTLVFEDGYLRKYFYPVFPPDKNIDAVLAYLKATTR
- a CDS encoding NUDIX hydrolase, which translates into the protein MNYIDCVGLIVVENRELLLAFSKNKGAWYLPGGKVDAGETPLQAMQREIKEELNMDLTADSLQWYYHITAPAFGEKDLLMRQDCFRHQLRQTPQPSAEIGAVRFFSLEAYRQEPHQVRGVLLAFEKLQQDGLVD
- a CDS encoding Crp/Fnr family transcriptional regulator; the encoded protein is MQRMYDFLRQQVNISEEDWRIFSACFEPKTYPAKTFYLQAGETENYLTFVDSGVVRFYVENGNGDETTVGFAFDGWFMCVYSSFYTREPSRYYGETITETRLWRIHHDDLQRMYDRLRIVDRIGRLATEQMLLIKSARELSLLTKTAEERYLDLLRLAPQLFRYVPLKHLASYIGITPQALSRIRKRIS
- a CDS encoding class I SAM-dependent methyltransferase encodes the protein MSHTDPIRPLTRGIYTCLDNPARASYDCKAGYYERLVSTRWFNRFFWDTSRQDYQAFAADAILRSSGTVLDIGCGGLAQTAHLYRATGNDCILLDRSVEMLKIARARLSGGGRPLPAHIQLLQGDAFQLPFPDNTFDTVCSFGTIHLFDNKQAFVNEALRVLKPGGRYYFYSMTSQRKISRVFMSSLRLIHEFGEVYSVAQTVALFGQPSLQVKSYVIGSTVFIHGQKIK